One part of the Terrimicrobium sacchariphilum genome encodes these proteins:
- a CDS encoding glycosyltransferase translates to MLHIYRHVTGLREFRPIVLTQKLEGDWVAETVEVIPRSSFRFLGRFFEKRTGRPWQISPGEVQAFCAALDRHDCELLHVFFGNVAVHMLPLFRKLKIPFVVSFHGSDVAGSMASPEYTDTLVEIFDRAAFVPCRSEQLARAVHKLGCPQDKLRIMRTIVPEFAGIVRPHPPADGTWRLVQAARLVRKKGIPTTLRAFAEFTRVHPFSTLTIAGEGPLENELRALASELNIEDRVEFAGFLDQESLHGLFAGSHFFLQPSETAGGDVEGVPNAMLEAMAIGLPVFATHHGGIPEVVTEGREGLLVEERDHAALAKAMLRVADDPVLYEELSRHASQTIHERFSAARQVAAIEEMYRDVIARK, encoded by the coding sequence ATGCTGCACATCTACCGGCACGTCACCGGTTTGCGGGAATTTCGCCCCATCGTGCTCACTCAAAAGCTGGAAGGCGACTGGGTGGCCGAGACGGTCGAGGTGATCCCGCGCTCGTCGTTCCGTTTTCTCGGGAGGTTTTTTGAAAAGCGCACGGGGCGTCCATGGCAGATATCGCCCGGCGAGGTGCAGGCCTTTTGCGCGGCTCTTGATCGGCACGACTGTGAGTTGCTTCACGTGTTCTTTGGCAATGTGGCCGTGCACATGCTGCCGCTCTTTCGCAAGCTGAAGATCCCCTTCGTCGTTTCCTTCCATGGTTCGGACGTGGCGGGCTCGATGGCCTCCCCGGAGTATACGGATACGCTGGTGGAGATTTTCGATCGGGCGGCCTTCGTGCCCTGCCGGAGCGAGCAACTCGCCCGCGCCGTGCACAAGCTCGGCTGCCCGCAGGACAAGCTGCGCATCATGCGCACGATCGTGCCGGAATTCGCCGGGATCGTGCGGCCGCATCCGCCGGCCGACGGTACGTGGCGGCTGGTGCAGGCGGCGAGGCTGGTGCGCAAAAAGGGCATTCCCACCACGCTGCGGGCTTTTGCCGAGTTTACGCGCGTGCATCCCTTTTCCACCCTGACCATTGCGGGAGAGGGGCCACTGGAAAACGAGCTTCGCGCTCTTGCCAGCGAACTGAATATTGAGGATCGCGTCGAGTTTGCCGGGTTCCTCGATCAGGAGTCGCTGCACGGGCTTTTCGCCGGGTCGCACTTTTTTCTCCAGCCCAGCGAAACGGCGGGAGGCGATGTCGAGGGCGTGCCCAATGCTATGCTGGAGGCGATGGCGATCGGGCTGCCGGTTTTTGCCACGCACCACGGGGGTATCCCGGAGGTTGTCACCGAGGGTCGCGAAGGACTGCTCGTCGAGGAGCGGGACCATGCAGCACTGGCGAAGGCAATGTTGCGTGTCGCCGACGATCCCGTGCTGTACGAAGAGCTTTCCCGGCACGCCTCGCAGACGATTCATGAGCGATTTTCCGCCGCCCGGCAGGTTGCTGCCATCGAGGAGATGTACCGCGACGTCATCGCTAGAAAGTAG
- a CDS encoding cytochrome ubiquinol oxidase subunit I yields the protein MDAEILARVQFAFTVAFHYIYPPLSIGLGIVLVVMEAIWLKTGNPLYHNMARYWTRVFALTFAIGVATGIVMEFEFGTNWATYSRFVGDIFGSALAAEGIFAFFLESGFLAILLFGWNKVGPKLHFFATCMVCFGAHFSAIWIVVANSWMQTPAGYHLETTVNGQSVRLPAEHILTEADLGSVRAVIDDFWAMVFNPSSVDRLIHVVLGAWMAGAFLVISISAFYLLRKRHLDFAKASMKVGLAVGTVATLLQMVSGDFTAKGVLKNQPAKFAALEGVYQTEARAPMTVIGWVDPVNETVQGLKIPGLLSFLSYEDVNATVTGLHNIPSDDFLKARYPNASPEEISKIRRSYWPPVPATFQFYHIMISIGVALLVIVIIALFLLWSGRLFKTDSKLTRAFLWVLVFSVLGPQIANQAGWFTAELGRQPWIVYELLKTSEALSKVVTANHILASLIMFAFVYLLLFLVFIFLLTRKIQHGPDHLEEDLEMPDSWKAIIRTKEARA from the coding sequence ATGGACGCAGAGATACTCGCCAGGGTCCAGTTTGCCTTCACCGTAGCATTTCACTACATCTATCCCCCGCTAAGCATCGGCTTGGGTATCGTTCTGGTAGTGATGGAGGCCATCTGGCTGAAGACCGGCAATCCCCTCTATCACAACATGGCTCGCTACTGGACGCGCGTCTTTGCTCTGACCTTCGCCATCGGTGTGGCCACTGGTATCGTGATGGAGTTTGAATTCGGCACCAACTGGGCGACCTACTCCCGATTCGTAGGCGATATCTTCGGCAGTGCACTCGCCGCCGAGGGCATCTTTGCCTTTTTCCTCGAGAGCGGCTTTCTGGCCATCCTTCTCTTCGGTTGGAACAAGGTCGGACCCAAGCTTCACTTTTTTGCCACCTGCATGGTTTGCTTTGGCGCGCACTTCAGCGCCATCTGGATTGTCGTGGCCAACTCCTGGATGCAAACCCCCGCCGGATATCACCTCGAGACCACAGTGAACGGCCAGAGCGTGCGCCTCCCGGCCGAGCACATCCTCACCGAGGCCGACCTTGGCAGCGTTCGCGCCGTCATCGACGACTTCTGGGCCATGGTCTTCAATCCCTCCTCCGTCGATCGCCTCATCCACGTCGTCCTCGGCGCCTGGATGGCCGGAGCCTTCCTCGTCATCAGCATCAGCGCGTTTTACCTGCTCCGCAAACGTCATCTCGACTTTGCCAAGGCCTCGATGAAGGTCGGGCTCGCCGTCGGCACCGTCGCCACCCTCCTCCAGATGGTCAGCGGTGACTTCACCGCCAAGGGCGTCCTCAAGAACCAGCCCGCCAAGTTCGCCGCCCTCGAGGGCGTCTACCAAACCGAGGCCCGCGCCCCGATGACCGTCATCGGCTGGGTCGATCCGGTCAACGAAACCGTCCAGGGCCTGAAGATTCCCGGCCTCCTCAGCTTCCTTAGCTACGAGGATGTGAATGCCACCGTCACCGGCCTGCACAACATCCCAAGCGACGATTTTCTAAAGGCACGGTATCCGAATGCCTCCCCCGAGGAGATCAGCAAGATCCGACGCTCCTACTGGCCTCCGGTACCCGCGACCTTCCAGTTTTATCACATCATGATCAGCATCGGCGTCGCCTTGCTGGTGATCGTGATCATTGCGCTATTTCTGCTCTGGAGCGGACGTCTCTTCAAGACGGACAGCAAGCTCACCCGGGCGTTCCTCTGGGTGCTTGTCTTCAGCGTGCTCGGCCCCCAGATCGCCAACCAAGCCGGTTGGTTCACCGCCGAGCTCGGCCGCCAGCCATGGATCGTGTATGAACTGCTCAAAACCTCCGAGGCACTGTCCAAGGTGGTGACAGCAAATCACATTCTGGCCTCGCTCATCATGTTTGCCTTTGTCTACCTGCTGCTCTTCCTCGTCTTCATCTTCCTGCTGACGCGCAAGATCCAGCATGGCCCGGATCATCTCGAGGAGGATCTCGAGATGCCCGACAGCTGGAAGGCCATCATCCGCACCAAGGAGGCGAGGGCTTAA
- a CDS encoding PH domain-containing protein, which yields MSSRGMFFQAPWGRMLVVLSIVCTAVTLSLALLLATGGLARQPILSLILVAFTLGCIPFAVRGYTIEGTTLFIHRIGWKTRIPLDDLQSAVADSSLIADSYRLFGNGGFYSFTGTFSSPKLGRYRAYFTDSRKAVVLTFPKRKIVVSPDRPGEFAAKLGLVIQNA from the coding sequence ATGAGCAGCCGAGGAATGTTTTTTCAAGCTCCTTGGGGCCGCATGCTGGTCGTGCTGTCCATCGTCTGCACTGCCGTCACGCTGAGCCTCGCCCTGCTCCTGGCCACGGGGGGACTCGCCCGGCAGCCGATTCTTTCCCTCATCCTGGTGGCTTTCACCCTCGGCTGCATTCCCTTCGCCGTACGCGGCTACACCATCGAGGGGACCACGCTTTTCATCCACCGCATCGGGTGGAAGACTCGCATCCCGCTTGATGACCTGCAATCCGCTGTCGCCGACTCGTCCCTCATCGCCGACAGCTACCGCCTGTTTGGCAATGGCGGATTTTATTCCTTCACCGGCACGTTCAGTTCACCCAAGCTCGGCCGTTACCGCGCCTACTTCACCGATAGCCGCAAAGCCGTCGTATTGACCTTTCCCAAACGCAAGATCGTCGTCTCTCCCGACCGCCCCGGCGAATTCGCCGCCAAGCTGGGCCTGGTGATTCAGAACGCCTGA
- the cydB gene encoding cytochrome d ubiquinol oxidase subunit II: MDLNIVWYILVGVLLTGYAVLDGFDLGVGTLHLFVKKDEHRRLLLNSIGPVWDGNEVWLVTGGGALFAAFPEAYATVFSGLYLAFMLLLCALIFRAVAIEFRSKEPWGWWRKLWDTAFSLGSFVSALLIGVAMGNMVIGLPLTADHEYAGTFLSLLNPYALVVGITTVLLFVMHGAIYLAMKNDGELHDIIVGWIPRLIGFFITAYVVLNMLTLVYVPHVLKTVQSRPWILAIVLFGVLIVMNIPREIHKGRRFNAFLSSCFGMIAMMATFGATSFPYMVYSNPNPENSLTIYNAASTDKTLGIMLIIALIGVPIVLAYTACIYWIFRGKTRLTGHSY; this comes from the coding sequence ATGGACCTGAACATCGTCTGGTACATCCTCGTCGGAGTCTTGCTCACGGGTTACGCCGTGCTCGACGGCTTCGATCTCGGCGTCGGCACGCTCCATCTCTTTGTCAAAAAGGACGAGCATCGCCGCCTCCTCCTGAACTCCATCGGTCCCGTGTGGGACGGCAACGAGGTGTGGCTCGTCACCGGCGGCGGCGCGCTCTTTGCCGCCTTCCCCGAGGCTTACGCGACGGTCTTCTCCGGCCTGTACCTCGCCTTCATGCTCCTGCTCTGCGCGCTCATCTTCCGCGCGGTCGCGATCGAGTTTCGCAGCAAGGAGCCGTGGGGCTGGTGGCGCAAGCTGTGGGACACCGCCTTCTCGCTCGGCAGCTTTGTCTCCGCCCTTCTCATCGGCGTGGCCATGGGCAACATGGTCATCGGCCTCCCACTTACGGCGGACCACGAATACGCCGGCACCTTCCTCAGCCTCCTCAATCCCTACGCCCTCGTCGTCGGGATCACCACCGTGCTCCTCTTTGTCATGCACGGCGCGATCTACCTCGCGATGAAAAATGACGGCGAGTTGCACGACATCATCGTCGGCTGGATTCCCCGCCTCATCGGCTTCTTCATCACCGCCTACGTGGTGCTCAACATGCTCACGCTCGTCTACGTGCCGCATGTGCTGAAGACCGTGCAGTCCCGCCCCTGGATCCTCGCCATCGTGCTCTTCGGAGTGCTCATTGTGATGAACATCCCGCGCGAGATTCACAAGGGCCGCCGCTTCAATGCCTTCCTCTCCTCCTGCTTCGGCATGATCGCGATGATGGCCACCTTCGGCGCGACCTCGTTCCCGTACATGGTGTACTCCAATCCCAACCCGGAAAACAGCCTCACCATCTACAACGCCGCATCGACCGACAAGACCCTCGGCATCATGCTCATCATCGCCCTCATCGGCGTGCCGATTGTGCTGGCCTACACCGCCTGCATCTACTGGATCTTCCGCGGCAAGACCCGCCTTACCGGTCACAGCTACTAG
- a CDS encoding PH domain-containing protein, with protein sequence MFLLTVSALVVRSFRFDGYNITVLILIPMVLASVLSIIWGYSIKDGILIIHRLAWKTRIPLAGLVAFWRDPSLTSKDIPSWTNTPYCSATVFSRRPSCPKLGKYDAFLNGHKNAIVLAFPSRRIVISPSNPEAFAAALQQTVPTAS encoded by the coding sequence ATGTTCCTTCTGACGGTCTCGGCACTCGTAGTTCGCTCTTTCCGATTCGACGGCTACAATATTACCGTTCTCATTCTCATCCCCATGGTTCTTGCTTCGGTGCTTTCCATCATCTGGGGATACTCAATTAAAGATGGCATCCTGATCATTCATCGTCTCGCCTGGAAGACTCGCATTCCCCTGGCTGGTCTGGTCGCGTTTTGGCGCGATCCGTCTCTCACCAGCAAAGATATACCAAGTTGGACAAACACCCCCTATTGCAGCGCAACTGTGTTCTCCCGGCGCCCTTCCTGCCCAAAGCTCGGAAAATACGACGCCTTTCTCAATGGCCACAAAAACGCCATCGTATTAGCATTCCCCTCACGCAGGATCGTGATTTCGCCCAGCAATCCCGAGGCATTCGCCGCCGCACTCCAGCAGACCGTCCCGACCGCATCATGA
- the can gene encoding carbonate dehydratase: MSIEILFEQNRRWAAQMIEEEPDFFSKLVDVQNPKYLWIGCSDSRVPANEILGLKPGEVFVHRNVANLVNHTDFNCLSVLQYAVDVLKVEHVMVVGHYGCGGVRAALLDQEFGLIDNWLRHVRSIYRRQPERFTGLDQIEKEDMLCELNAIDQARHVEETTIVQNALRRGQKLSIHAWCYRLNSGLINNLEYKPSLPPALPPQA; this comes from the coding sequence ATGAGCATCGAAATTCTCTTTGAACAGAATCGTCGTTGGGCAGCTCAGATGATCGAGGAGGAGCCGGATTTCTTCTCCAAACTGGTCGACGTGCAAAACCCGAAGTATTTGTGGATCGGGTGTTCCGACAGCCGCGTGCCGGCCAATGAAATTCTCGGACTCAAGCCGGGCGAGGTTTTTGTGCATCGCAACGTGGCGAACCTCGTCAACCACACCGATTTCAACTGCCTCTCCGTGCTCCAGTACGCCGTCGACGTGCTCAAGGTCGAGCATGTGATGGTCGTCGGTCACTACGGCTGCGGTGGCGTGCGCGCGGCCCTGCTGGACCAGGAGTTTGGCCTCATCGACAACTGGCTCCGCCACGTGCGCTCGATATACCGCCGTCAGCCCGAACGCTTCACTGGACTCGACCAGATTGAAAAGGAGGACATGCTCTGTGAGCTGAACGCCATCGACCAGGCGCGTCACGTGGAGGAAACCACCATCGTGCAAAATGCCCTCCGGCGTGGCCAGAAGCTGAGCATTCACGCCTGGTGCTACCGCCTGAACAGCGGCCTCATCAACAATCTCGAATACAAGCCCTCGCTCCCTCCCGCCCTGCCTCCGCAGGCCTGA
- a CDS encoding B12-binding domain-containing radical SAM protein — MPNVLLLYPEIPDTFWSFRHALKFVSRKSAFPPLGLLTVASLLPAHWRKRMIDMNVADLRDSDLDWADYALISGMTVQRSSARQLIARCKAAGLKVVAGGPLFSTEAESFPEVDHLILDEAEITLPRFLADLENGTPQRLYSANGEFADIRTTPVPMWELADLRKYASMSLQYSRGCPFQCEFCNVTALFGHRPRTKSPEQVIEELNLLRDLGWRGKVFFVDDNLIGNKSRLSRELLPALIEWQKNGGGMPFYTEASINIADDVPLMEKMRQAGFESVFIGIETPNPEALEECNKKQNTSRDLISDVKRIQRAGLEVQAGFIVGFDNDTPTIFQRQIDFIQKSGIVVAMVGLLQAIPGTRLYKRLQESERLIGEITGDNGDGTTNIRTTMDWPTLRDGYRRIVETIYSPGNYYRRVTTFLQEYRAPEIRERLESRHIAAAFRAFYSLGILGQERVHFWRLMVWTVVNRPELLPHAITLSVFGFHFRVSALSARD, encoded by the coding sequence ATGCCTAACGTCCTTCTCCTTTATCCTGAAATCCCGGACACGTTCTGGAGTTTTCGCCATGCGTTGAAATTTGTCTCGAGGAAGTCAGCGTTTCCTCCTCTCGGCCTCCTGACGGTGGCTTCCCTGCTTCCAGCCCACTGGCGCAAGCGGATGATCGATATGAATGTGGCGGATCTGCGGGATTCCGATCTGGACTGGGCGGATTACGCGCTGATCAGCGGGATGACGGTGCAGCGGAGTTCCGCGCGCCAGTTGATCGCCCGGTGCAAGGCGGCGGGGCTGAAGGTCGTGGCGGGCGGTCCGTTGTTCAGCACCGAGGCGGAGAGCTTTCCCGAGGTGGATCATCTCATTCTCGACGAGGCGGAGATCACGCTGCCGCGTTTCCTGGCCGATCTGGAAAACGGCACGCCGCAGCGGCTTTACAGTGCGAACGGGGAGTTTGCCGACATTCGCACGACGCCGGTTCCGATGTGGGAACTCGCGGACCTGAGGAAATACGCCTCGATGAGCCTGCAATACTCGCGCGGGTGTCCCTTTCAATGCGAGTTTTGCAATGTTACGGCGCTCTTCGGGCATCGACCGCGCACGAAGTCGCCCGAGCAGGTGATCGAGGAACTGAACCTCCTGCGCGACCTCGGCTGGCGGGGCAAGGTCTTCTTCGTCGACGACAACCTCATCGGCAACAAGAGCCGGCTTTCCCGCGAACTGCTGCCCGCCTTGATCGAATGGCAGAAGAATGGCGGCGGAATGCCGTTTTACACCGAGGCCTCCATCAATATCGCCGACGACGTGCCGCTGATGGAAAAGATGCGGCAGGCGGGCTTTGAGTCTGTCTTCATCGGCATCGAGACGCCGAATCCGGAGGCGCTGGAGGAGTGCAATAAAAAGCAGAACACGAGCCGCGACCTGATCAGCGACGTGAAGCGCATCCAGCGCGCCGGGCTGGAGGTGCAGGCGGGCTTCATCGTGGGCTTCGACAACGACACGCCCACGATCTTTCAGCGCCAGATCGATTTTATCCAAAAGAGCGGCATCGTCGTGGCCATGGTCGGGCTGTTGCAGGCCATCCCGGGGACGCGGCTGTACAAGCGGCTGCAGGAGTCCGAGCGCCTCATCGGCGAGATCACGGGCGACAATGGAGACGGTACGACGAACATCCGGACCACGATGGACTGGCCTACGCTCCGCGACGGTTACCGCCGGATCGTGGAGACGATTTACTCACCGGGAAATTATTACCGCCGCGTCACCACCTTCCTGCAGGAATACCGGGCTCCAGAAATTCGCGAGCGACTTGAGTCGCGGCATATAGCCGCCGCCTTTCGCGCGTTTTATTCGCTGGGGATTCTCGGCCAGGAGCGTGTGCATTTCTGGCGGCTGATGGTGTGGACGGTCGTCAATCGTCCGGAACTCCTGCCCCACGCGATCACGCTGTCCGTCTTCGGATTCCACTTCCGCGTCAGCGCGCTGTCGGCCCGGGATTAA
- a CDS encoding cytochrome c oxidase assembly protein: MNLETAIATSWTFQPVPAFGLAATALIYFLGWNRLRRQAPHRFTPYRLLSFLGGLVTIYIALASPLDAFASFLLISHMVQHLLLTMVAPPLILLGFPQLPLLLGLPRRFVSQGLGPFLRWPVFHAIVDRITHPIVCWVLFVSSNVIWHIPQFYDLALRHRGWHEFEHFCFLVTSLLFWWYVILPWPSRSKYPRWTVIPYLLGADLQNTALAAFLSFSTKVIYPTYEAAPRLGGFSPLEDQNGAGAIMWVPGSIVFLFPVAYIAIQFLSPKRRHAEPAPPPRPPATSRRAGPFDLLRVPYLGPLIRSRYFRTGLQMTMFGLALAIILDGLLGPQMSPMNLAGVLPWTHWRAATVLALLIAGNFFCMACPFTFVRDLGRKFLPARFVWPRALRSKWIAVGILVVYFWAYEAFDLWDNPAATSGVFILYFLGALLIDGFFKDASFCKYVCPVGQFHFVQSLVSPLQVRVRQPDVCASCRTYDCIKGNATQRGCELKLFQPRKAGNMDCTFCLDCIKACPHDNVGILATPIATDLSIDLPRSSVGRYAKRLDLASLVLVLTFGAFANAAGMVVPVLNWLDALNKQLGLSSDHLPTAILGILTLVVLPALLASWAAALSRKHLGLTQRETFCRFSMALAPLGFGMWIAHFTFHFFTAALTPIPVIHRVLRDLGLAGGEVQWAVPSWAFYDLPALELALLGLGFLTSLYILWRLASSLRPSRPFPGFLPWGLIAVALYVAGVWIIFQPMQMRGTMMH, from the coding sequence GTGAATCTGGAGACTGCCATAGCGACGTCGTGGACGTTTCAACCCGTCCCTGCGTTCGGTCTCGCCGCGACCGCCCTCATTTACTTCCTCGGCTGGAATCGTCTCCGCCGTCAGGCCCCGCATCGCTTTACCCCGTACCGGCTGCTGAGTTTCCTTGGCGGCCTGGTCACGATCTACATCGCGCTGGCCTCACCGCTCGACGCCTTTGCGTCGTTCCTGCTCATCTCGCACATGGTGCAGCACCTCCTGCTCACCATGGTCGCCCCGCCATTGATCCTGCTGGGCTTTCCGCAACTCCCGCTGCTCCTCGGCCTGCCGCGCCGCTTTGTCAGCCAGGGTCTGGGGCCCTTTCTGCGATGGCCGGTATTTCATGCCATCGTCGACCGCATCACGCATCCCATCGTCTGCTGGGTGCTCTTTGTCTCGAGCAACGTCATCTGGCACATCCCGCAGTTCTACGACCTCGCACTCCGCCATCGCGGCTGGCACGAGTTTGAGCACTTCTGCTTCCTCGTCACCTCGCTGCTCTTCTGGTGGTACGTGATCCTCCCGTGGCCCAGCCGGTCAAAATATCCTCGCTGGACTGTCATCCCGTACCTGCTCGGCGCGGATCTCCAGAATACAGCCCTCGCCGCCTTCCTGTCCTTCTCCACCAAGGTCATCTACCCGACCTACGAGGCCGCGCCCCGGCTAGGGGGCTTTTCGCCGCTGGAGGACCAGAATGGCGCGGGAGCGATCATGTGGGTCCCCGGGTCCATCGTCTTCCTTTTCCCCGTCGCCTACATCGCCATCCAGTTCCTCTCTCCCAAGCGCCGCCATGCGGAGCCCGCGCCGCCGCCGCGTCCGCCCGCCACCTCGCGCCGTGCCGGGCCGTTTGACCTCCTTCGCGTCCCATATCTCGGGCCGCTCATTCGCTCGCGCTACTTCCGTACGGGCCTGCAAATGACTATGTTTGGCCTCGCGCTCGCCATCATCCTCGACGGCCTGCTCGGCCCCCAGATGAGCCCGATGAACCTCGCGGGCGTGCTGCCGTGGACGCACTGGCGCGCCGCCACCGTCCTCGCCCTCCTCATTGCGGGGAATTTCTTCTGCATGGCATGCCCCTTCACCTTCGTACGCGACCTCGGGAGGAAATTCCTCCCCGCGCGCTTCGTCTGGCCCCGCGCCCTGCGGTCAAAGTGGATCGCCGTCGGCATCCTCGTCGTCTACTTCTGGGCCTACGAGGCCTTTGACCTCTGGGACAATCCCGCCGCCACCTCCGGCGTGTTCATCCTCTATTTCCTCGGCGCGCTCCTCATCGACGGATTTTTCAAGGACGCCAGCTTCTGCAAATACGTCTGCCCGGTCGGCCAGTTCCACTTCGTCCAGTCGCTCGTCTCGCCGCTTCAAGTGCGCGTGCGCCAGCCCGACGTTTGCGCCAGCTGCCGGACGTACGATTGCATCAAGGGTAACGCCACCCAGCGCGGATGCGAGCTGAAGCTCTTCCAGCCGCGCAAGGCCGGGAACATGGACTGCACCTTCTGCCTCGACTGCATCAAGGCCTGCCCGCACGACAACGTCGGCATCCTCGCCACACCCATCGCCACCGATCTTTCGATCGACCTGCCGCGCTCCTCCGTCGGACGCTATGCGAAGCGCCTCGACCTCGCCTCGCTCGTCCTCGTACTCACCTTTGGCGCGTTTGCCAACGCCGCCGGCATGGTCGTGCCCGTGCTGAACTGGCTCGATGCGCTGAACAAGCAGCTCGGCCTCTCCTCCGACCACCTGCCCACCGCCATCCTCGGCATCCTCACCCTCGTCGTCCTCCCCGCCCTGCTCGCCTCGTGGGCGGCGGCCTTAAGCAGGAAACACTTAGGCCTTACCCAGAGAGAAACCTTCTGCCGATTCTCGATGGCTCTTGCCCCGCTCGGATTCGGCATGTGGATCGCGCACTTCACCTTCCACTTCTTCACCGCCGCGCTCACGCCGATACCCGTCATTCACCGCGTCCTGCGCGATCTCGGGCTGGCGGGAGGAGAGGTGCAATGGGCCGTGCCTTCGTGGGCCTTTTACGATCTGCCCGCACTCGAGCTGGCTCTTCTCGGGCTGGGCTTCCTCACCTCGCTCTACATCCTCTGGCGACTCGCCTCCTCGCTCCGGCCCTCGCGCCCCTTCCCAGGGTTCCTGCCATGGGGGCTTATCGCCGTCGCCCTTTACGTCGCCGGGGTCTGGATTATCTTCCAACCGATGCAAATGCGCGGCACCATGATGCACTGA